A window of Vespa velutina chromosome 15, iVesVel2.1, whole genome shotgun sequence contains these coding sequences:
- the LOC124954603 gene encoding protein lethal(2)essential for life-like has translation MTPLLPLLFSAWWTDLDRPYKLMDQNFGLGLYPEEFRIIDRFYPLPLPNRAVSDLYYRPWANLFKLDDHDGIINMDKHTFKIMIDVHQFKPEEISIKVVNRYLVVEGKHEERRDEHGFISRQFVRRYLLPNQVDADKVSSYISTDGILTITAPIKGNLVKTNEENIKIEFIDKPTIKRKNGEKEIIEESNNREEITTQKGTTQTANTPQK, from the coding sequence atgacGCCTCTACtaccattattattctctGCTTGGTGGACAGATTTAGATCGGCCTTATAAGCTGATGGATCAGAATTTTGGATTAGGCTTGTATCCTGAAGAGTTTCGAATAATAGACAGATTTTATCCATTGCCTCTTCCTAATAGGGCTGTTTCAGATCTGTATTACCGACCGTGGGCTAATCTCTTTAAATTGGATGATCATGATGGTATCATTAACATGGATAAGCATACCTTCAAGATCATGATAGATGTACATCAATTCAAACCTGAAGAGATCAGTATAAAGGTCGTTAATAGATACCTCGTTGTCGAGGGTAAACACGAAGAGAGGAGGGACGAACATGGTTTCATTTCGAGACAATTCGTCCGTAGATATTTGCTTCCTAATCAAGTAGATGCCGATAAAGTTTCCTCGTATATATCGACCGATGGAATATTGACCATCACAGCACCTATAAAAGGGAATCTGGTAAAAACAAATGAggaaaacattaaaattgaatttatcgataaaccgacaataaaacgtaaaaacgGTGAAAAGGAAATTATAGAGGAAAGTAATAATCGTGAGGAAATTACAACCCAAAAAGGTACTACCCAAACGGCAAACACTCcacagaaataa